In a genomic window of Syngnathus typhle isolate RoL2023-S1 ecotype Sweden linkage group LG4, RoL_Styp_1.0, whole genome shotgun sequence:
- the LOC133152929 gene encoding high-affinity choline transporter 1-like: MTIHVEGLVAIAFFYLLILFVGIWAAWKNKHSGEAEGTDRSETIMVGGRDIGLFVGGFTMTATWVGGGYINGTAEYVYLPDYGLAWAQAPFGYALSLVVGGLFFAKPMRSRGYVTMLDPFQQLYGKRMGGLLFIPALMGEIFWSAAILSALGATLSVIVDINIKMSVVISALIAIFYTLVGGLYSVAYTDVVQLFCIFLGLWISVPFALTNPAVSDITVTAVEYVYQSPWRGSIDKSDTWVWIDNFCLLMLGGIPWQVYFQRVLSASSATYAQVLSFIAAFGCLVMAVPSVLIGAIGASTDWNQTTYGSIPPKEKEEADMILPIVLQHLCPPFVSFFGLGAVSAAVMSSADSSILSASSMFARNIYQLAFRQSASDREIVWVMRITIFVFGGLATLMALVTGTVYGLWYLSSDLVYVIIFPQLLSVLFVKGTNTYGSVAAYAFGMVLRIGGGEPYLQLPPFIYYPGWSVEQRKHHITGEMEDVVIQKFPFKTASMLASFLGNVAFSYLAKYLFESGKLSHKYDFLDAVVSKHSGEIMDKTTLVTRGNNIGLSEMAPVKPRLSVTLAAAFTRRDTLPTDTVEEEEEESSPDYSRHDEE; the protein is encoded by the exons ATGACCATCCACGTCGAGGGGCTTGTGGCTATCGCGTTCTTCTACCTCCTCATCCTCTTTGTGGGCATTTGGGCGGCATGGAAGAACAAACACTCCGGGGAGGCCGAAGGGACCGACCGCAGCGAAACCATCATGGTCGGAGGAAGAGATATTGGATTATTCGTCGGAGGATTTACCATGACTG cAACGTGGGTCGGAGGAGGATACATTAATGGCACAGCTGAGTACGTTTATCTGCCAGATTATGGCTTGGCTTGGGCACAAGCCCCCTTTGGATATGCCCTCAGTCTGGTTGTAG GAGGACTTTTTTTCGCCAAGCCCATGCGCTCAAGAGGTTACGTAACCATGTTGGACCCGTTCCAGCAGCTGTACGGCAAACGCATGGGCGGCCTTCTCTTCATACCCGCATTAATGGGGGAGATCTTCTGGTCCGCCGCCATCTTGTCGGCTCTTG GCGCCACGCTCAGCGTCATCGTGGACATCAACATCAAAATGTCGGTGGTTATCTCGGCCCTCATCGCCATCTTTTACACGCTGGTCGGAGGACTTTACTCGGTGGCCTACACTGACGTCGTGCAGCTCTTCTGCATCTTTCTCGGCCTG TGGATCAGCGTGCCGTTCGCGTTGACCAACCCGGCCGTGTCAGACATCACGGTGACCGCAGTGGAGTACGTGTACCAGTCGCCGTGGAGAGGCAGCATCGACAAGAGTGACACCTGGGTCTGGATCGACAATTTCTGCCTCCTG ATGCTCGGAGGAATCCCTTGGCAGGTTTATTTCCAACGAGTGCTCTCCGCTTCTTCTGCGACCTACGCACAAGTGCTGTCCTTCATCGCTGCGTTCGGATGCCTGGTCATGGCCGTTCCCTCCGTTCTTATCGGAGCTATCGGGGCCTCCACAG ACTGGAACCAAACAACATACGGCAGCATTCCTCCCAAAGAGAAAGAAGAAGCCGATATGATCCTCCCCATCGTTCTGCAGCACCTCTGCCCGCCGTTTGTGTCTTTTTTCGGCCTGGGCGCCGTGTCGGCCGCCGTCATGTCATCCGCCGACTCGTCCATCCTGTCAGCCAGCTCCATGTTTGCCAGGAACATCTACCAGCTGGCCTTCAGACAATCG GCGTCCGATCGAGAGATCGTGTGGGTCATGCGCATCACCATCTTTGTGTTCGGCGGTCTGGCCACGCTGATGGCCTTGGTCACGGGGACGGTTTACGGACTGTGGTACCTCAGCTCGGACTTGGTTTACGTCATCATCTTCCCGCAGCTCCTCAGCGTGCTCTTCGTCAAAGGCACCAACACGTACGGCTCGGTGGCGGCGTACGCCTTTGGCATGGTGCTGCGTATCGGCGGGGGGGAACCTTACCTCCAACTGCCCCCTTTCATTTATTACCCCGGATGGAGCGTGGAGCAACGCAAGCACCACATCACCGGAGAAATGGAGGACGTGGTCATCCAAAAGTTTCCCTTCAAAACAGCGTCTATGCTAGCGTCCTTCCTGGGCAACGTGGCCTTTTCCTACCTGGCCAAGTACCTGTTTGAGAGCGGCAAGCTGTCTCATAAATACGACTTTCTCGACGCCGTGGTGTCCAAGCACAGCGGCGAGATTATGGATAAAACCACCCTGGTGACCCGCGGCAACAACATCGGGCTGTCCGAGATGGCGCCCGTCAAACCGCGGCTGAGCGTGACCTTGGCGGCCGCTTTCACCCGCCGCGACACACTGCCGACAGATAccgtggaggaggaagaggaggagtccAGCCCCGACTACTCCCGCCACGATGAAGAGTGA
- the arl6 gene encoding ADP-ribosylation factor-like protein 6: protein MGLFDKLAGWLGFKKEVNVLCLGLDNSGKTTIINKLKPSNAQAQDIVPTIGFSIEKFKTSSLSFTVFDMSGQGRYRNLWEHYYKEGQAVIFVIDSADKLRMVVAKEELDTLLNHPDIKHKRIPILFLANKMDVRDALSSVKVSQLLCLDNIKDKPWHICATDALRGDGLQEGVEWLQDQIKSMRT from the exons ATGGGGCTGTTTGACAAGTTGGCAGGATGGCTGGGCTTCAAGAAAGAAGTCAACGTGCTCTGCCTCGGCCTGGACAACAGCGGCAAAACCACCATCATCAACAAACTCAAACCGTCCAAT GCGCAGGCACAAGACATCGTCCCAACCATCGGTTTCAGCATCGAGAAGTTCAAGACGTCCAG CCTTTCCTTCACAGTGTTTGACATGTCGGGCCAAGGCAGATACAGAAATCTGTGGGAGCACTACTACAA GGAGGGGCAGGCTGTCATTTTTGTCATCGACAGTGCGGATAAGCTGAGGATGGTTGTGGCCAAAGAAGAATTGGACACTTTATTGAATCATCCCG ACATTAAACACAAGCGGATTCCCATCCTGTTcttggcgaacaagatggatgtcCGAGACGCTCTGTCTTCAGTCAAAGTCTCCCAGCTGCTGTGCTTGGACAATATCAAGGACAAACCTTGGCACATCTG TGCCACCGATGCGCTGAGAGGCGACGGCTTGCAGGAAGGGGTGGAGTGGTTACAAG ATCAAATCAAATCCATGAGAACATGA